One region of Chitinophagales bacterium genomic DNA includes:
- a CDS encoding type I restriction endonuclease subunit R, translating into MTRITENTIEDFAIKLLEHLGYEYIYAPSIAPFPSSGGVVEDRGGSPSSGGVPEGRGGQDMRHSYEEVMLTNRMAEAVRRINPTVPTEAQEEAIKEIQRLNSPELLTNNESFHRLLTEGIKISYQKDGQQRGDLVWLIDFNTPENNDFIVANQFTVVEDGINKRPDVILFVNGIPLVVIELKNAADENATIKSAFKQIETYKETIPSLFTYNAFTIISDGLEARAGTLSSGMSRFMAWKSADGKEEASHLVSQMETLITGMLNKETLLDLIRHFIVFEKSKKEDVKTGVTTISTVKKLAAYHQYYAVNRAVESAIRATGKNPLPGGVPEGWGGLSSNKNKQEHHQTFRRKILPYNPKLKELARKLRKNMTLSEVLLWNELKQKKMLGIDFDRQRPIDEFIVDFYSKDLMLAIEIDGNSHDFEEVATKDKKRQQRLESLGVRFLRFSDIEVKKNMRNVLLSIQYWIEDHRDYLVGREPTPRTYQKGEPKPRTSQEEKPTPNPSQEGNRSNWNSGEEDYFMESPESYGVPGVKTQPKGDRKGGVVWHTQGSGKSLSMVFFTGKLVLALDNPTVVVITDRNDLDDQLFDTFASSTQLLRQEPKQAENREDLKERLKVASGGVIFTTIQKFQPDEGNVYETLSERENVVVIADEAHRTQYGFKAKTVDDKDEQGNVIGKKIVYGFAKYMRDALPNATYIGFTGTPIESTDVNTPAVFGNYIDVYDIAQAVEDGATVRIYYESRLAKVNLSEEGKKLVEELDAELEGEELSETQKAKAKWTQLEALIGSENRIKNVANDIIQHFNHRQEVFEGKGMIVAMSRRIAAELYDEIIKIRSDWHSDDLDKGVIKVVMTSASSDGPKIAKHHTTKQQRRALADRMKDPEDELKLVIVRDMWLTGFDAPSLHTLYIDKPMKGHNLMQAIARVNRVYKDKPGGLVVDYLGIASDLKKALSFYSDAGGKGDPTIAQDQAVKLMLEKMEVVSQMFNEIPSSGGVVEDRGGFPYEDYFQAETNKKLSMILAAEEHILGLEDGKKRFITEVTALSKAFAIAVPHEQAMDVKDEVSFFQAVKARLAKFDSDSYRNSSGKTDEEIETTIRQVIDQALVSEQVIDVFDAAGIKKPDISILSEDFLSELKGMEHKNVALEVLKKLLNDEIKARSKKNLVKSKSLKEMLENSIKKYHNKILTAAEVMEELINLSKEIVNMDSEAKTLGLSDFEYAFYTAVANNESAKQLMQQDKLRELAVILTERVKKNASIDWTIKESVRAKLKVIIKRTLRQYGYPPDMQKLATETVLKQAELIAKELTSDN; encoded by the coding sequence ATGACCCGAATCACCGAAAATACGATAGAAGATTTCGCCATCAAATTATTGGAGCATTTGGGCTATGAGTATATCTATGCCCCAAGTATCGCCCCATTCCCCTCCTCTGGAGGGGTGGTCGAAGACCGGGGTGGGTCACCCTCCTCTGGAGGGGTGCCCGAAGGGCGGGGTGGGCAAGACATGCGTCATTCCTATGAAGAAGTAATGCTCACCAACCGTATGGCAGAAGCCGTAAGGAGAATCAATCCCACCGTTCCAACTGAAGCACAGGAAGAAGCCATCAAAGAAATACAGCGTCTCAATTCTCCCGAATTACTTACGAATAATGAAAGTTTTCACCGCCTGTTGACCGAAGGCATCAAAATCAGCTATCAAAAAGACGGACAGCAAAGAGGTGATTTGGTTTGGTTGATTGATTTCAATACTCCCGAAAACAACGACTTTATTGTTGCCAATCAGTTTACCGTAGTTGAAGATGGTATAAACAAACGCCCGGATGTGATTTTGTTTGTCAACGGCATTCCTCTGGTAGTGATAGAACTCAAGAATGCAGCAGATGAAAATGCCACCATTAAATCGGCTTTTAAACAGATAGAAACCTACAAGGAAACCATTCCGAGCCTGTTCACCTATAATGCTTTCACCATCATCTCAGATGGTTTAGAAGCCAGAGCAGGGACACTTTCCTCCGGCATGAGCCGTTTCATGGCCTGGAAATCAGCAGATGGCAAAGAAGAAGCATCCCATTTGGTAAGTCAAATGGAAACCTTGATTACAGGTATGCTCAATAAAGAAACCCTTCTGGATCTGATCAGGCATTTTATAGTTTTTGAAAAATCCAAAAAGGAGGACGTCAAGACAGGTGTTACTACCATTTCAACCGTTAAAAAATTGGCAGCTTATCATCAATACTATGCTGTGAATCGAGCGGTAGAATCTGCCATAAGGGCTACGGGCAAAAATCCCCTCCCTGGAGGGGTGCCCGAAGGGTGGGGTGGGTTAAGCTCAAACAAAAACAAACAAGAACATCATCAAACATTCAGAAGAAAAATACTTCCATATAATCCCAAGCTAAAAGAGCTTGCCCGAAAGCTTAGGAAAAACATGACGCTCTCAGAAGTTCTTTTGTGGAATGAATTAAAGCAAAAGAAAATGTTGGGCATTGATTTTGACAGACAGCGTCCTATAGATGAATTCATTGTTGATTTTTATAGCAAGGATTTAATGTTGGCTATAGAAATAGATGGGAATAGCCATGACTTTGAAGAAGTTGCAACTAAAGATAAAAAAAGACAACAACGTCTTGAATCATTGGGTGTTCGATTTTTGCGCTTTAGTGACATAGAGGTGAAAAAGAACATGCGCAATGTGCTATTGAGCATTCAGTATTGGATTGAAGATCATAGAGATTATTTGGTGGGAAGGGAACCCACACCTAGAACCTATCAGAAGGGAGAACCAAAGCCTAGAACCTCCCAGGAGGAAAAACCCACCCCTAACCCCTCCCAGGAGGGGAATCGTTCAAATTGGAATTCCGGTGAAGAAGATTATTTCATGGAATCGCCCGAAAGCTATGGCGTTCCGGGTGTGAAAACACAACCCAAAGGAGACCGAAAAGGCGGTGTGGTGTGGCACACACAAGGCAGTGGAAAGTCACTATCTATGGTGTTTTTTACAGGAAAACTCGTTTTGGCTTTGGACAATCCAACGGTTGTAGTCATTACCGACCGTAACGATTTGGACGACCAGCTCTTTGATACCTTTGCTTCTTCTACTCAGTTGCTAAGACAAGAACCCAAACAAGCTGAAAACCGGGAAGACCTGAAGGAAAGATTAAAAGTAGCTTCCGGTGGTGTGATTTTCACCACCATTCAAAAATTCCAGCCTGATGAAGGCAATGTGTATGAAACCCTTTCTGAAAGGGAAAATGTAGTGGTGATCGCTGATGAGGCACACCGAACGCAATACGGCTTCAAAGCCAAAACAGTAGATGATAAAGACGAGCAAGGCAATGTGATCGGCAAGAAAATAGTGTATGGCTTTGCCAAATATATGCGGGATGCCTTGCCGAACGCTACCTATATTGGCTTTACGGGAACACCTATCGAAAGCACTGATGTCAACACACCTGCGGTTTTCGGAAATTACATTGATGTGTATGACATTGCCCAGGCAGTTGAGGATGGTGCAACCGTTCGGATTTATTATGAAAGTCGATTGGCTAAAGTCAATCTGAGCGAAGAAGGTAAAAAACTGGTGGAGGAATTGGATGCCGAACTGGAAGGTGAAGAACTCTCCGAAACCCAAAAAGCCAAAGCCAAATGGACGCAGTTGGAAGCCTTGATCGGTAGTGAAAACCGAATTAAAAATGTTGCCAATGACATTATTCAGCACTTCAACCATCGACAGGAAGTGTTTGAAGGCAAGGGAATGATCGTGGCTATGTCCAGAAGAATTGCCGCTGAATTGTATGATGAAATCATCAAGATAAGATCGGATTGGCATTCAGATGATTTGGATAAGGGTGTGATTAAAGTAGTAATGACTTCTGCATCTTCTGACGGTCCGAAGATCGCCAAACATCATACCACCAAGCAACAGCGCAGGGCCCTTGCCGATCGAATGAAAGACCCAGAAGATGAATTGAAACTGGTGATCGTTCGCGATATGTGGCTCACAGGATTTGACGCACCCAGCTTGCACACGCTTTACATTGACAAGCCCATGAAAGGCCACAACCTGATGCAGGCCATTGCACGGGTAAATCGAGTTTACAAAGACAAACCCGGTGGTTTGGTAGTCGATTATTTGGGAATTGCCTCCGATTTGAAAAAGGCACTCTCCTTCTATTCAGATGCAGGAGGAAAAGGAGACCCAACAATAGCCCAAGACCAAGCGGTGAAGTTGATGCTTGAAAAAATGGAAGTCGTTTCTCAAATGTTCAATGAAATCCCCTCCTCTGGAGGGGTGGTCGAAGACCGGGGTGGGTTCCCTTATGAGGATTATTTCCAGGCAGAAACCAATAAGAAGCTTTCCATGATTTTAGCAGCCGAAGAACACATTCTCGGATTGGAAGATGGCAAGAAACGATTCATCACTGAAGTAACGGCTCTATCGAAAGCCTTTGCAATTGCAGTTCCACATGAACAAGCAATGGACGTGAAAGATGAAGTGTCCTTCTTTCAGGCAGTAAAAGCCCGTTTGGCCAAGTTTGATTCCGATAGCTATCGGAACAGCTCAGGAAAAACAGATGAAGAAATCGAGACAACCATTCGACAAGTCATTGACCAAGCCTTAGTTTCTGAACAGGTAATTGATGTGTTTGATGCTGCCGGAATTAAGAAGCCGGATATTTCTATTTTATCAGAAGACTTTTTGTCGGAACTGAAAGGAATGGAGCATAAAAATGTTGCCCTTGAAGTTTTAAAGAAGCTCCTCAATGACGAAATAAAAGCACGTTCTAAAAAGAACCTGGTAAAGAGTAAGTCTCTCAAAGAAATGTTGGAGAACTCTATTAAAAAGTATCACAACAAGATTTTGACTGCTGCCGAAGTGATGGAAGAACTCATCAATCTCAGCAAGGAAATCGTGAACATGGACAGCGAAGCCAAAACCCTTGGGCTTTCTGACTTTGAATATGCTTTTTATACAGCGGTTGCAAATAATGAAAGTGCCAAACAACTCATGCAGCAAGACAAGTTGAGAGAACTGGCAGTAATTCTGACTGAAAGAGTTAAGAAAAACGCATCCATCGACTGGACAATAAAAGAAAGTGTAAGAGCAAAATTGAAAGTAATCATCAAACGGACTTTAAGACAATACGGTTATCCACCAGACATGCAGAAATTAGCTACTGAAACAGTTTTGAAACAAGCAGAGCTGATTGCTAAAGAGTTGACTTCTGACAACTGA
- a CDS encoding helix-turn-helix domain-containing protein: MHFTKLIYSIKARREMLQVNQETLAELSGVSLRTLKQFESGKGNPTLQTIGKLSDALGLELRLQVKTINPDK, translated from the coding sequence ATGCACTTTACAAAACTTATTTACAGCATAAAAGCACGCAGGGAAATGCTACAGGTAAATCAAGAAACGCTGGCAGAATTATCTGGCGTGAGTCTTAGAACCTTAAAACAATTTGAAAGTGGCAAGGGCAACCCCACTTTGCAAACTATTGGCAAACTGTCAGATGCACTGGGTTTAGAACTAAGGCTGCAAGTTAAAACAATAAACCCCGATAAATGA
- a CDS encoding HipA N-terminal domain-containing protein — MRQARVIYKNEEAGLLKQLDDGSFVFRYHENWFNAANKPAISLTLPKNQQEYHSEHLFPFFFNMLPEGSNKQTVCFSKRIDKNDHFGILLTTAKYDTIGAVRIIKIDQK, encoded by the coding sequence ATGAGACAGGCAAGGGTAATTTATAAAAATGAAGAGGCCGGGCTGTTGAAACAATTAGATGATGGTTCTTTTGTTTTTCGCTACCACGAAAACTGGTTTAATGCAGCAAACAAGCCCGCTATTAGTCTCACACTTCCTAAAAACCAGCAGGAATATCATTCAGAACATTTGTTTCCTTTTTTCTTCAACATGTTGCCAGAAGGTTCCAACAAACAAACGGTATGCTTTAGCAAGAGAATAGATAAAAATGACCATTTTGGCATATTGTTAACTACTGCCAAATATGACACCATAGGAGCTGTTAGAATCATAAAAATTGACCAAAAATGA
- a CDS encoding HipA domain-containing protein, whose product MSLPDIKYCPGTLKEDCNSYSATALKRVFNGRKVSPFLPYNSPASNEATDEMFEENQKRISISGVQEKFSVLLDKNKLRLIEEGEQGQYILKPQPGAGKNREAMPANEHLTMQIARQVFDIETAENALIFFKNGAPAYITKRFDVKDDGSKWAQEDFSSLAGRTPQTHGENYKYQGNYADLFDIMKKFVPAYNIEAPKLFRLMLFNYLFSNGDAHFKNFSLIETQLGDFKLSPAYDLLNSRIHIQDKDFALDEGLLPPVETKGKLHEQFYKLGEISGINEKQVSNIFSSLTSKKEKVLRLINSSYLSDQLKRNYEQAYLTRLKKLLRN is encoded by the coding sequence ATGAGTTTGCCTGATATTAAATATTGTCCGGGAACATTAAAAGAAGATTGCAACTCCTATTCAGCTACGGCTTTAAAACGAGTTTTTAATGGAAGAAAAGTAAGTCCGTTTCTACCTTATAACTCTCCCGCCAGCAATGAGGCCACAGATGAAATGTTTGAAGAGAACCAAAAGAGGATATCTATTTCAGGTGTACAAGAAAAGTTCTCCGTTTTATTGGATAAAAACAAACTCAGGCTCATAGAAGAGGGCGAACAAGGACAGTACATTCTTAAGCCCCAGCCAGGTGCCGGAAAAAACCGGGAAGCTATGCCTGCAAATGAACACTTAACTATGCAAATTGCGCGGCAAGTATTTGATATAGAGACTGCTGAAAATGCGCTTATTTTCTTTAAAAATGGAGCGCCAGCCTATATCACCAAACGCTTCGATGTTAAAGATGATGGAAGTAAATGGGCGCAAGAAGATTTTTCATCCTTAGCTGGGCGCACTCCTCAAACACATGGAGAAAACTACAAGTACCAGGGGAATTATGCTGATTTGTTTGATATCATGAAAAAATTCGTTCCTGCATATAACATAGAAGCGCCAAAGCTATTTAGGTTGATGCTTTTCAATTATCTGTTTTCCAATGGCGATGCCCATTTCAAAAATTTCTCATTAATAGAAACTCAATTGGGCGATTTTAAATTAAGTCCTGCTTATGATTTATTGAACAGCCGCATTCATATTCAAGACAAAGATTTTGCCCTAGATGAGGGATTGCTTCCTCCAGTAGAAACGAAAGGTAAATTACACGAGCAATTTTACAAACTAGGTGAAATATCAGGCATTAATGAAAAACAAGTAAGCAATATTTTTTCATCATTGACCTCTAAAAAAGAAAAAGTACTTCGCTTAATCAATAGCTCGTATTTGTCTGATCAGTTGAAACGCAATTACGAACAAGCCTATTTAACCAGACTAAAAAAATTACTAAGAAACTGA
- a CDS encoding Fic family protein has protein sequence MARPGEKLAESLEKLKELQDSGIVGIKTDDLSRVHRERLLTNGFIREVIRGWFIIAPIDEPQGDSTSWFTSFWGFCSRYLKDRYGADYCISAEQSLLIHAGNTSVPHQLIIRSTKGNNMPVELLFKTSLFVMKSTLPDKAEIEMKEGIRMVNLPSAIIHSQQSIFRTNPTDTRTALLLIRDASELLERLLDGGHSTIAGRLVGAYRNLGQEKIANEILKTMKSAGYDVRETDPFEEETPIALDAREKSPYVNRIRLLWHKMRKEVIDVFPEPLGLPRDIDGYITKMEEIYTTDAYHSLSIEKYRVTPELIERVRLGSWDAKENEADRQQKDAMAARGYWQAFNAVKKSIKKILKGENAGAIADQEHGDWYRELFAPSVNVGILKPSDLAGYRTNQVYIGNSKHKPINKNGVRDAMPLLFELLEKEEHAGVRAVLGHFIFVFIHPYMDGNGRMGRFLMNVMLASGGYPWTVIPVVERDRYMEALEAASVDQDIKPFAEFVAWLVDEGMKGRAVAK, from the coding sequence ATGGCAAGGCCCGGAGAGAAATTAGCGGAATCATTAGAAAAGCTGAAGGAACTACAAGACAGTGGTATTGTAGGAATTAAAACAGATGATCTTTCACGTGTTCACAGGGAAAGACTGCTTACTAATGGATTTATACGTGAAGTCATTCGGGGTTGGTTCATTATTGCTCCCATTGATGAACCACAAGGAGACAGTACTTCTTGGTTCACTTCATTTTGGGGGTTTTGCTCCCGATATTTAAAAGACCGTTATGGAGCCGATTATTGCATTTCCGCTGAACAGTCACTGCTCATACATGCAGGTAACACATCCGTACCACATCAGCTCATTATTCGATCAACTAAAGGGAATAATATGCCTGTTGAACTGTTGTTCAAAACATCCTTGTTTGTGATGAAATCAACACTGCCGGATAAGGCTGAGATTGAAATGAAGGAAGGCATACGGATGGTCAATCTCCCTTCTGCGATTATTCATTCGCAACAGTCAATATTTCGTACGAATCCTACAGATACGCGAACAGCATTATTATTGATTCGTGATGCTTCTGAGTTATTAGAGAGGTTATTAGATGGAGGGCATTCTACCATTGCAGGTAGATTGGTAGGTGCGTATCGTAATTTGGGACAAGAGAAAATTGCCAACGAGATTTTGAAGACCATGAAATCTGCAGGCTATGATGTGAGAGAAACGGATCCATTTGAAGAAGAAACGCCAATTGCATTGGATGCGCGTGAAAAGTCACCTTATGTGAACCGTATTCGATTACTATGGCATAAAATGCGAAAAGAAGTAATTGATGTCTTTCCAGAACCACTTGGACTTCCAAGGGATATAGACGGATATATTACAAAGATGGAGGAAATCTACACAACGGATGCATACCATTCCTTATCTATTGAAAAATACCGGGTAACTCCTGAATTAATTGAGCGCGTGAGGCTGGGTTCTTGGGACGCTAAAGAAAATGAAGCAGACCGACAACAAAAAGACGCTATGGCTGCCAGAGGTTATTGGCAAGCCTTTAATGCTGTTAAAAAAAGCATTAAAAAGATATTAAAAGGAGAAAATGCAGGTGCTATTGCTGATCAGGAACATGGTGACTGGTACCGTGAATTATTTGCTCCTAGCGTAAATGTTGGAATTTTAAAACCTTCCGATTTAGCTGGATATAGAACCAATCAAGTGTATATCGGGAATTCAAAACACAAGCCTATCAACAAAAATGGAGTTAGAGATGCTATGCCCCTACTTTTTGAATTACTGGAAAAAGAAGAACATGCCGGTGTGCGTGCTGTTTTAGGACACTTTATTTTTGTGTTTATCCACCCCTACATGGATGGCAACGGACGAATGGGGCGATTTCTGATGAATGTCATGCTTGCTTCTGGTGGTTATCCATGGACTGTTATCCCGGTAGTGGAAAGAGATCGCTATATGGAAGCATTAGAAGCTGCTAGTGTGGATCAGGATATTAAACCTTTTGCTGAGTTTGTGGCTTGGTTGGTAGATGAAGGGATGAAGGGAAGGGCTGTGGCAAAGTGA
- the floA gene encoding flotillin-like protein FloA (flotillin-like protein involved in membrane lipid rafts), with amino-acid sequence MEALVLILTIVGVIIGVLAFFWLVPLGLWFSATLSGVSVSLIQLILMRWRRVPPSVIVNAMITSKKAGLDLSRDDLEAHYLAGGRIVPVVNALVSADKANIDLDFKAATAIDLAGRDVFEAVQMSVNPKVIDTPPVTAVAKDGIQLIAKARVTVRANIRQLVGGAGEETVLARVGEGVVSSIGSAASHKAVLENPDSISKVVLAKGLDSGTAFEILSIDIADVDIGKNIGAVLQTDQAQADKKIAQAKAEERRAMAVAEEQEMKAKAQEARANVIQAEAEVPKAMAEAFRSGNLGVMDYYKMKNVEADTGMRDSFAKGEDSERKQQDRDNIDEDEDK; translated from the coding sequence ATGGAAGCTTTGGTATTGATTCTCACAATTGTGGGTGTAATAATAGGGGTTTTGGCCTTTTTCTGGCTGGTGCCGCTTGGATTGTGGTTTTCAGCCACTTTGTCGGGAGTAAGTGTATCGCTTATTCAATTGATTTTAATGCGTTGGAGACGTGTTCCGCCTTCTGTGATTGTAAATGCAATGATCACATCCAAAAAAGCAGGGCTAGATCTTTCCCGCGATGATCTGGAGGCGCATTATCTTGCTGGAGGACGCATTGTTCCTGTCGTAAATGCATTGGTTTCTGCCGATAAGGCCAATATTGATTTGGACTTTAAAGCGGCCACAGCAATTGATTTGGCAGGACGTGATGTGTTTGAGGCGGTGCAAATGTCGGTGAATCCCAAAGTGATAGATACTCCGCCCGTAACGGCTGTAGCCAAGGATGGTATTCAGTTGATTGCCAAGGCCAGGGTAACGGTTCGCGCCAATATCCGCCAATTGGTAGGTGGTGCCGGTGAAGAAACGGTGCTTGCCAGGGTAGGAGAGGGCGTAGTTTCCTCTATTGGTTCTGCTGCCTCGCACAAGGCGGTGTTGGAAAACCCCGATTCCATTTCCAAGGTGGTATTGGCCAAAGGTTTGGATTCAGGAACTGCATTTGAAATCCTCTCCATTGATATTGCGGATGTGGACATAGGGAAAAATATTGGAGCCGTGCTGCAAACAGATCAGGCACAGGCCGATAAGAAGATTGCACAAGCCAAAGCTGAAGAGCGCAGGGCAATGGCCGTAGCCGAAGAACAGGAAATGAAAGCCAAAGCACAGGAAGCACGTGCCAATGTAATTCAGGCCGAAGCCGAAGTGCCTAAAGCAATGGCAGAAGCTTTTAGAAGCGGTAATCTCGGTGTAATGGATTATTATAAAATGAAGAATGTAGAAGCAGATACTGGAATGAGGGATTCTTTTGCCAAAGGTGAAGACAGCGAAAGAAAACAGCAGGACAGGGATAATATCGATGAGGACGAGGATAAATAG
- a CDS encoding NfeD family protein gives MDELSISILGALLLLGLLLILIEFFLIPGTTVVGIIGSLIMIAAVVLAFYSQGTRIGLLFLVVAFIASGISVYSGFKVYTSNKLSVNSAIDSKSYLQEETIKPGTEGVTVTDLRPNGKARFDKEKLQVYSLGEYIKAGTAVEVDSVYDHKIFVKSKTS, from the coding sequence ATGGATGAATTGAGTATCAGTATTTTAGGGGCATTATTACTGCTGGGGCTGCTGTTGATTCTAATTGAATTTTTCCTGATCCCCGGAACTACAGTCGTAGGGATAATAGGCAGCCTGATAATGATTGCAGCAGTGGTACTGGCATTTTACAGTCAGGGTACCCGTATCGGTCTTTTGTTTTTAGTTGTTGCATTTATTGCTTCAGGTATTAGTGTTTACAGTGGGTTTAAAGTTTATACTTCTAATAAATTATCGGTAAATTCAGCGATTGACAGTAAAAGCTATTTGCAGGAGGAAACAATAAAGCCCGGAACTGAGGGAGTAACTGTTACCGATCTGCGGCCAAATGGCAAGGCACGATTTGACAAGGAAAAGCTGCAAGTTTATTCCTTGGGAGAATATATAAAGGCGGGAACTGCTGTAGAAGTGGACTCCGTCTATGATCATAAAATTTTTGTAAAAAGTAAAACAAGTTAA
- a CDS encoding 23S rRNA (pseudouridine(1915)-N(3))-methyltransferase RlmH translates to MKFSLWVIGKSDKNIESLLQKYEQRIGHYINFSREEKELKKSNSKIPAAQLKRLEAEIILSKLEPQDLLVLLDESGKNYDSRAFATQVEKWMQSSKKQVVFLVGGAFGFAPEIYQRADARLSLSKMTFSHQIIRILFLEQLYRAFSIINKEPYHND, encoded by the coding sequence ATGAAATTTTCACTTTGGGTGATTGGTAAAAGTGACAAAAACATTGAGTCGCTGCTGCAAAAATATGAGCAACGGATTGGGCATTATATTAATTTCAGCAGGGAAGAAAAAGAATTGAAAAAATCCAACAGCAAAATTCCTGCTGCACAATTGAAGCGTCTCGAAGCAGAAATAATATTGAGCAAACTCGAGCCTCAGGATCTTTTGGTTTTACTGGATGAATCGGGCAAAAATTACGATTCAAGAGCTTTTGCCACTCAAGTAGAAAAATGGATGCAAAGCAGTAAAAAACAAGTGGTCTTTCTGGTAGGCGGGGCATTTGGCTTTGCTCCGGAAATATATCAGCGGGCAGATGCCAGGCTTTCCCTTTCTAAAATGACCTTCTCGCATCAAATCATTAGAATACTTTTTTTAGAACAACTTTACCGCGCATTTAGCATTATAAACAAAGAACCTTACCACAACGATTGA
- a CDS encoding rhomboid family intramembrane serine protease yields MNINLTTIIIALTVISSISAFNNRGTMQKMIFSPYTIKRRGEYSRFLTSGLIHGNWMHLIFNMFVLYSFGTSTEYYFGEIFGMAGKWLYLAMYIIGIALSEVYSYFLHQDNPHYASLGASGAVSAVVFASILINPWAGIVFIFFPFFPIPGFVIGILYLAYSAYMAKKGSDNIGHYAHFFGAVFGFIFPVLFKPALIIHFFNEILTGLTQ; encoded by the coding sequence ATGAATATTAACCTTACGACTATTATTATTGCATTGACTGTAATCAGCTCTATTAGTGCCTTCAACAACAGAGGCACAATGCAAAAAATGATCTTTTCTCCCTACACCATAAAAAGGCGCGGAGAATACAGCCGTTTTCTCACCTCGGGATTGATACATGGCAACTGGATGCACCTGATATTCAATATGTTTGTACTCTATTCCTTTGGCACATCTACAGAGTATTATTTCGGGGAAATTTTTGGGATGGCCGGAAAATGGCTTTATCTCGCTATGTATATTATTGGCATTGCATTGTCAGAGGTATATTCCTATTTTCTGCATCAGGACAATCCGCATTACGCCAGTCTGGGTGCATCGGGAGCAGTATCCGCAGTGGTATTTGCCTCTATACTGATCAATCCCTGGGCAGGTATTGTTTTTATATTTTTCCCATTCTTCCCCATTCCCGGTTTTGTAATCGGTATTTTATATTTGGCCTATTCGGCCTATATGGCTAAAAAAGGCAGCGATAATATCGGGCACTATGCACATTTTTTTGGAGCTGTCTTTGGGTTTATATTTCCGGTACTGTTTAAACCGGCCTTGATCATTCATTTTTTTAATGAAATTCTTACAGGATTAACGCAATGA
- a CDS encoding GntG family PLP-dependent aldolase: MNQTIDLRSDTVTRPTPGMLKAMHNAEVGDDVFGEDPTVNKLEAKAAEMFGVEAGLFCPSGTMTNQIAVKTHTEALTEVIIHELSHIYVYEAGGMMFNSGVSVKLVRNNRGKIFPQDIANRVSPENVHFPRTKLVCVENTVNKAGGVVYHIDEIREIRKACGKNGLKLHMDGARLFNAIVANHERPEDYGTAVDSISICLSKGLGAPVGSLLLGNKDFIHEARRFRKVFGGGMRQAGYLAAAGIYALDHHVNRLEEDHLKAKAIERELLQKEFIKEVIPVESNIVIFKTETEAEGTLFLEKMKAKNILGIPMGEGFFRFVTHLDFTDEMLIHFKKAIKEVDLS, translated from the coding sequence ATGAACCAAACAATTGACCTCAGAAGCGACACGGTAACCCGTCCAACGCCCGGGATGCTGAAAGCCATGCACAATGCAGAAGTAGGCGATGATGTTTTTGGCGAGGATCCTACCGTAAACAAGCTGGAAGCAAAAGCGGCTGAAATGTTTGGCGTTGAAGCAGGTTTATTCTGTCCCTCCGGCACCATGACCAATCAAATTGCGGTGAAAACCCATACCGAAGCACTCACTGAAGTAATCATCCACGAGTTGTCGCATATTTATGTGTATGAAGCCGGAGGTATGATGTTCAATTCGGGAGTATCGGTAAAATTGGTCAGGAACAACAGGGGAAAGATTTTCCCGCAGGATATTGCCAATCGCGTAAGCCCTGAGAATGTACATTTCCCCAGGACAAAATTAGTCTGTGTAGAAAACACGGTAAACAAGGCCGGTGGTGTAGTATATCATATTGATGAAATAAGGGAAATACGCAAAGCCTGTGGAAAAAATGGATTGAAACTACATATGGATGGTGCACGGCTCTTCAATGCCATAGTGGCCAATCATGAAAGACCTGAAGATTATGGCACTGCCGTGGATTCCATTTCCATTTGCCTTTCTAAGGGGCTTGGCGCTCCGGTAGGTTCATTGCTGTTGGGCAATAAGGATTTTATTCACGAAGCGCGCAGGTTCAGAAAAGTATTTGGTGGAGGAATGCGACAAGCCGGATACCTTGCTGCTGCTGGAATATATGCTTTAGACCACCATGTAAATCGTTTGGAAGAAGACCACCTGAAAGCCAAAGCTATTGAACGGGAATTGTTGCAAAAGGAATTTATCAAAGAAGTGATCCCGGTGGAGAGCAATATTGTGATTTTCAAAACCGAAACTGAAGCAGAAGGGACATTATTCCTTGAAAAAATGAAAGCCAAAAATATCTTGGGCATTCCTATGGGCGAGGGTTTTTTCCGCTTTGTGACACATTTGGATTTCACGGATGAGATGCTAATCCACTTTAAAAAGGCCATTAAAGAAGTGGACTTGAGTTAA